Proteins from a single region of Mucilaginibacter daejeonensis:
- a CDS encoding low molecular weight protein-tyrosine-phosphatase — protein MKILMICLGNICRSPLAEGIMQHLADKQGLGWTIDSAGTGNWHVGQCPDHRSTRVAQRYGVDISKQVCRQFSVADFDEFDLLMVMDRNNLRNVLAMARNSADQAKIRLLLNDREVPDPYYDDNQFEPVYKLIEDGCKRIINEFAHQ, from the coding sequence ATGAAGATCCTAATGATATGCCTCGGTAATATATGCCGGTCGCCATTGGCAGAGGGTATTATGCAGCACCTGGCCGATAAGCAAGGACTCGGCTGGACCATTGATTCGGCCGGTACGGGCAACTGGCATGTGGGCCAATGTCCTGATCATCGCTCTACTAGGGTAGCTCAACGGTATGGAGTGGATATCAGCAAGCAGGTATGTCGCCAGTTCAGTGTGGCCGACTTTGACGAATTTGACCTGCTAATGGTGATGGACCGTAACAACCTGCGCAATGTTCTTGCTATGGCCCGCAACAGCGCCGATCAGGCCAAGATAAGGTTGTTGCTGAACGACCGTGAGGTTCCCGACCCTTACTACGACGATAACCAGTTCGAGCCGGTGTATAAGCTGATCGAGGATGGTTGCAAGCGGATCATCAACGAGTTCGCCCATCAATAA
- a CDS encoding HesB/IscA family protein: protein MSVAVEMAPVSFTEGAAKEIKKLKDQQELSDDFGLRVGVEGGGCAGMNYILGFDQMKDGDKVYDVDGIKVYMHKAHGMYLAGMQVDFQDGLNARGFVFNNPNAQSTCGCGTSFSV from the coding sequence ATGAGTGTAGCAGTTGAAATGGCACCCGTAAGCTTTACCGAAGGCGCTGCCAAAGAGATCAAAAAATTGAAGGACCAGCAAGAGCTGAGCGACGATTTTGGCCTGCGCGTTGGCGTTGAGGGCGGAGGCTGCGCCGGCATGAACTATATATTAGGTTTTGACCAGATGAAGGACGGCGATAAGGTATATGATGTGGATGGCATTAAAGTTTACATGCATAAGGCACATGGTATGTACCTGGCCGGTATGCAGGTAGATTTTCAGGACGGCCTGAATGCCCGCGGCTTTGTATTTAACAACCCTAATGCCCAAAGCACCTGCGGTTGTGGTACTTCGTTCTCGGTATAA
- the fumC gene encoding class II fumarate hydratase — protein sequence MSFRTEHDTMGAVQVPADKYWGAQTERSRNNFKIGPEASMPKEIIEAFAFLKKAAAYTNTDLGVLPAEKRDLIAQVCDEILAGKLDSEFPLVIWQTGSGTQSNMNVNEVVANRAHVLQGNTLGEGKTFIHPNDDVNKSQSSNDTYPTAMHIAAYKILMDVTIPGVEKLRDTLKAKSEAFKSVVKIGRTHLMDATPLTLGQEFSGYVSQLDHGLKALRNTLEHLSELALGGTAVGTGINTPKGYDVKVAEYIAQFTNLPFITAENKFEALAAHDAIVESHGALKQIAVSLMKIANDIRMLASGPRSGIGEIHIPDNEPGSSIMPGKVNPTQNEAVTMVAAQVMGNDVAISIGGSNGHYELNVFKPVMAANFLQSARLIGDACVSFNDHCAVGIEPNYEGIKKHLENSLMLVTALNPHIGYENAAKIAKTALKEGLSLREAALKLELLTNEQFDEWVRPEDMIGSLK from the coding sequence ATGAGTTTCAGAACCGAACATGATACCATGGGCGCGGTACAGGTACCGGCCGATAAATACTGGGGCGCACAGACCGAACGCTCACGCAACAACTTTAAGATCGGCCCCGAGGCTTCGATGCCTAAAGAGATCATTGAGGCGTTCGCCTTCCTGAAAAAAGCTGCAGCTTACACCAACACCGACCTTGGCGTATTGCCAGCCGAAAAACGTGACCTGATCGCTCAGGTATGTGATGAGATACTGGCCGGTAAACTGGATAGCGAGTTCCCACTGGTGATCTGGCAAACCGGTTCAGGCACTCAAAGTAACATGAACGTTAATGAGGTGGTAGCCAACCGTGCGCACGTACTACAGGGCAACACACTGGGCGAGGGCAAGACCTTCATCCACCCCAATGATGATGTGAACAAATCACAGTCATCTAATGATACTTACCCTACCGCTATGCACATCGCGGCTTACAAGATCCTGATGGATGTGACCATCCCCGGGGTCGAAAAATTGCGCGATACCTTGAAGGCCAAATCAGAAGCTTTCAAAAGCGTAGTTAAGATCGGTCGTACCCACTTGATGGATGCCACACCGTTGACCTTGGGTCAGGAGTTCTCGGGTTATGTTTCTCAACTTGATCACGGTTTGAAAGCGCTGCGTAACACGCTGGAGCACCTTTCAGAACTGGCCTTGGGTGGTACAGCAGTAGGTACCGGCATCAACACCCCTAAAGGTTATGATGTCAAGGTGGCTGAGTATATTGCACAATTCACAAACCTGCCGTTCATCACGGCCGAAAATAAATTTGAGGCACTGGCCGCTCACGATGCCATTGTAGAGAGCCATGGTGCATTGAAGCAGATCGCGGTATCATTGATGAAGATCGCTAACGATATCCGCATGCTGGCCTCAGGTCCGCGCTCGGGCATAGGCGAGATCCACATCCCTGACAATGAGCCAGGTTCATCGATCATGCCGGGTAAAGTTAACCCTACACAAAATGAGGCCGTTACCATGGTAGCCGCCCAGGTGATGGGTAACGATGTGGCCATTTCTATAGGCGGGTCTAACGGACACTATGAGTTGAACGTGTTCAAACCGGTCATGGCCGCTAACTTCCTGCAGTCTGCCCGTTTGATCGGCGATGCATGCGTATCGTTCAATGATCATTGCGCGGTGGGCATAGAGCCTAACTACGAGGGTATCAAAAAACACCTCGAGAACTCGTTGATGCTGGTGACCGCATTGAACCCGCACATCGGTTACGAGAACGCTGCAAAGATCGCTAAGACCGCATTAAAAGAAGGTTTGTCATTACGTGAGGCTGCCCTTAAACTCGAACTGCTCACCAACGAGCAATTTGACGAGTGGGTACGTCCAGAAGATATGATCGGAAGTTTAAAATAA
- a CDS encoding fumarate hydratase yields MLRRTFAFLYPVLFLAIGSWYLSLTACSPNANIQGMGEGFLQGEWKQKANAADQQLVNYTLYNFKFTCDSFYVQMNTFSKVNYGADTCMNKGHWTEYAKGLYNMRNDTLHLKGFYTNADQSLKNLGGCFRAGVYEEYFKTRNEADTLLQLTNTSGVLPLNLQLTKRLTCVPKPL; encoded by the coding sequence ATGCTACGCAGAACATTCGCTTTTCTTTATCCGGTCTTGTTCCTGGCCATCGGCTCCTGGTACTTGTCTCTTACAGCCTGTAGCCCTAATGCCAATATCCAAGGTATGGGCGAAGGCTTTTTGCAGGGCGAATGGAAACAGAAAGCCAATGCTGCCGATCAGCAATTGGTGAACTATACATTGTATAACTTCAAGTTCACCTGCGATTCGTTCTACGTGCAAATGAACACCTTTAGCAAAGTGAACTACGGTGCCGATACCTGTATGAACAAAGGCCACTGGACCGAGTATGCGAAAGGGCTCTACAACATGCGTAACGATACGCTGCACCTAAAGGGATTTTATACCAACGCCGATCAAAGCCTCAAGAACCTGGGTGGATGTTTTAGGGCCGGTGTATACGAGGAGTATTTCAAGACCCGTAACGAAGCTGATACCTTGTTGCAACTCACCAACACTTCAGGGGTTTTACCGCTAAATTTGCAGCTAACAAAACGACTTACTTGTGTTCCCAAACCATTGTAG
- a CDS encoding S1/P1 nuclease produces the protein MKLNILKKLMLGVVLFYLPLQSMAWGDKGHRIAGQIASSYLTPKARAAVRAILGNESVAIASTWGDFIKSDPSYNYLYNWHFVDFDKPYTYPDMVTYLKQDTSVDSYTKIQFMVGELKKKNLAADKKLLYLRMLIHVVEDIHQPMHTAHTDDKGGNDFKVQWFNEPSNLHSIWDSKLIEFQNLSYTEYSNAINFTTPAQRAEWQKEPVTKWIFESQQLAEKIYAASQKDEKLGYKYNFQHIATVNRQLLKAGVHLAGLLNQIFG, from the coding sequence ATGAAACTGAACATTCTTAAAAAACTGATGCTGGGCGTGGTGCTATTCTATTTACCACTGCAAAGTATGGCCTGGGGCGATAAAGGCCACCGCATAGCCGGACAGATCGCATCAAGCTACCTTACCCCAAAAGCCCGTGCTGCAGTTAGAGCCATTTTAGGCAACGAGAGTGTGGCCATAGCCAGCACCTGGGGCGATTTTATTAAATCAGACCCATCTTACAATTATCTGTACAACTGGCACTTTGTTGATTTTGACAAGCCTTACACCTATCCTGATATGGTGACCTACCTGAAACAGGACACCAGCGTCGATTCTTATACCAAGATCCAATTTATGGTAGGTGAGCTCAAGAAAAAGAACTTAGCCGCCGATAAAAAACTGCTTTACCTGCGCATGTTGATACACGTGGTGGAGGATATTCATCAGCCTATGCACACCGCCCACACAGATGACAAGGGGGGTAACGACTTCAAAGTGCAATGGTTCAACGAGCCAAGTAACCTGCACTCGATATGGGATAGCAAACTGATCGAATTCCAGAACCTGAGCTATACTGAATATTCAAATGCGATTAACTTTACCACCCCAGCGCAGCGCGCCGAGTGGCAAAAAGAACCGGTGACCAAATGGATATTTGAAAGCCAGCAACTGGCCGAGAAGATCTACGCAGCATCGCAAAAAGATGAAAAGCTGGGTTATAAATACAACTTTCAGCACATCGCTACTGTGAACAGGCAACTGCTAAAAGCGGGGGTTCACCTGGCCGGTTTGCTGAACCAGATATTTGGATAA
- a CDS encoding DoxX family protein, with translation MKMLTKIQDWGDKNHPMWLDLFRILLGFVLIWKGVLFAYNLGAFTALMMQSGIGTAVSISIAAHLIIGLHIIGGFFLVIGSHTRFFCLLNLPILLVAVFFVNLSANVFKPYSEFWLSCLVLAGLICFLIEGDGVISVENRKEEAIA, from the coding sequence ATGAAAATGCTTACCAAGATCCAAGACTGGGGCGATAAGAATCACCCTATGTGGTTAGACCTTTTTCGTATACTTTTAGGTTTTGTGCTGATATGGAAGGGCGTGTTATTCGCCTATAATTTAGGGGCGTTCACGGCGCTTATGATGCAGTCGGGCATTGGCACGGCAGTGAGTATCAGCATAGCTGCTCACCTGATCATTGGCCTGCACATCATTGGCGGCTTCTTTTTGGTGATCGGCTCACATACCCGTTTCTTTTGCCTGCTTAACCTACCTATCCTGCTGGTGGCGGTATTCTTTGTCAACTTAAGTGCTAACGTTTTTAAACCGTATTCGGAATTCTGGCTGTCATGCCTGGTATTGGCCGGCCTGATCTGCTTTTTAATTGAAGGAGACGGTGTGATATCGGTGGAGAACCGAAAAGAAGAGGCTATTGCCTAA
- a CDS encoding TlpA disulfide reductase family protein yields the protein MRTLLYTIALLLTVTFAQAQTSTSGPQKVYRLPRLDERSVILDSAGRKVDYTAWTTLVNSGRYEVKVIVMENGKGALRLVKMTKAARDAKFAKMGKPAESPFFTTGQAFGKKLKEKSYNGEQWTNEKLKGKIVVMSFWYVNDIQCRQQLPDLNELAVTYKADGDVVFLSVPLDDKKTVEEFLKYSPLAYQHLENGKELSSRLGVVGQPTDVVIDQHGLVQYHTTGYNAANAYWIGRTIETLKTTAGAADVKELTLASK from the coding sequence ATGAGAACACTGCTTTACACCATCGCCCTTTTACTTACGGTGACCTTCGCTCAGGCACAGACCAGCACCTCAGGCCCACAAAAAGTATATCGCCTGCCACGTTTGGACGAGCGCTCAGTGATCCTGGACTCAGCAGGACGTAAAGTGGACTATACCGCCTGGACCACCTTAGTGAACAGCGGCCGTTACGAAGTAAAGGTAATAGTGATGGAGAACGGTAAAGGAGCCCTGCGTTTGGTAAAGATGACCAAAGCCGCAAGAGATGCCAAATTCGCTAAGATGGGTAAACCGGCAGAAAGCCCGTTCTTCACCACCGGTCAGGCCTTCGGCAAAAAGCTGAAAGAAAAAAGCTACAACGGTGAGCAGTGGACCAATGAGAAACTAAAAGGCAAGATCGTGGTGATGAGCTTCTGGTATGTGAACGACATTCAGTGCCGCCAGCAACTGCCAGACCTGAACGAACTGGCAGTAACCTACAAAGCAGATGGCGACGTGGTGTTCCTGTCCGTACCACTGGATGATAAAAAAACGGTAGAAGAGTTCCTGAAATATAGCCCACTGGCCTACCAGCACCTGGAGAACGGAAAAGAACTGAGCAGCAGGTTAGGCGTGGTTGGTCAACCAACGGACGTAGTGATCGATCAGCACGGCTTGGTACAATACCACACTACCGGTTACAATGCGGCTAACGCTTACTGGATCGGCAGAACCATCGAGACGTTGAAGACCACTGCCGGTGCAGCCGACGTAAAAGAGCTGACCCTGGCCAGCAAGTAG
- a CDS encoding lipoprotein, with product MKKTFTFIVAAIMLSACNAPSSTSDIDSVKVDTFAVDTTTGVSDDTMPAAEKEKVATTPTTKWTYSEHEDKMTSKKTYFASIDANEELQFDFPYDGGSTATIALRKGKNGNEVLLSVSKGQFNTGVDGSEVTVRFDQNKAITFSCSEPSDNSSDLLFINNATKFIANAKRSKKMIIQAEFYQSGLQTMEFDIAGLKWDH from the coding sequence ATGAAAAAGACCTTCACATTCATTGTTGCGGCTATTATGCTTAGTGCCTGCAATGCCCCTTCCTCAACTTCAGACATCGACAGTGTTAAGGTAGACACCTTTGCCGTTGACACCACCACAGGAGTGAGTGACGATACCATGCCCGCCGCAGAAAAAGAAAAGGTGGCTACCACACCGACCACCAAGTGGACCTATAGCGAGCATGAAGATAAGATGACCTCAAAAAAGACCTACTTTGCCTCGATAGACGCCAACGAGGAATTACAGTTCGACTTCCCTTATGATGGCGGCTCTACAGCAACGATCGCGCTCAGAAAAGGCAAGAACGGCAATGAAGTGTTGCTTTCGGTATCTAAAGGGCAGTTCAACACCGGCGTGGACGGCTCGGAAGTGACCGTACGATTTGACCAGAACAAAGCGATCACCTTCAGTTGTAGCGAACCATCAGATAATAGTTCAGACCTGCTCTTTATCAACAATGCCACCAAATTCATAGCCAATGCCAAAAGATCCAAGAAGATGATCATCCAGGCCGAGTTCTACCAAAGTGGCCTGCAGACCATGGAATTCGATATAGCCGGACTGAAATGGGACCATTAA
- a CDS encoding cold-shock protein codes for MQKEGTVKFFNTEKGFGFITEEGKGDVFVHTTGLIDEIRENDRVSFEVEEGRKGPNAVKVRVI; via the coding sequence ATGCAAAAAGAAGGAACAGTAAAATTTTTCAACACCGAGAAAGGTTTTGGATTTATCACAGAAGAAGGTAAAGGTGATGTATTCGTACACACTACTGGCCTGATCGACGAGATCCGCGAGAATGACCGTGTATCGTTCGAAGTTGAAGAAGGTCGTAAAGGCCCAAATGCGGTAAAAGTTAGAGTAATATAA
- a CDS encoding DUF7935 family protein → MNLYNILLDILKMTIAGVGVVWVAFYLIKPYLDKTQRLQVLELKKAADNTTLPLRLQAYERIVLLVERLSPASMLVRLNQAGYSAADLHLLAIQEVNNEYQHNITQQVYVSSRAWGVVRRLKNDTTTLLNNTYRSLPEGASGLDLARTVLAHLSQQENDPYEVAASMIRADLDELFG, encoded by the coding sequence ATGAATTTGTACAACATCCTGCTCGACATCCTTAAAATGACCATTGCCGGCGTAGGCGTGGTTTGGGTGGCCTTTTACCTCATTAAACCTTACCTTGACAAGACCCAGCGCCTGCAGGTGCTCGAGTTAAAAAAAGCCGCCGATAATACGACCTTGCCTTTGCGTTTGCAAGCGTATGAACGTATCGTGCTGCTGGTGGAGCGTTTGAGCCCGGCCTCTATGCTGGTGCGCCTTAATCAGGCCGGCTACTCGGCCGCTGATCTGCATCTGCTGGCCATACAGGAGGTCAATAACGAATATCAGCACAACATTACCCAACAGGTCTATGTAAGCAGCCGTGCCTGGGGCGTGGTTAGGCGTTTAAAGAACGATACCACTACCTTGCTCAACAATACTTACCGCAGCTTGCCCGAGGGTGCCTCAGGGCTTGACCTGGCCCGCACCGTACTGGCGCACCTGAGCCAGCAGGAGAACGATCCTTACGAGGTGGCCGCATCCATGATCCGCGCCGATCTGGACGAGCTTTTTGGATAG
- a CDS encoding lipase family protein encodes MRYLLLIPALLLSTLAAHAQLKPGFDAREYLELLRVSLRQIDTIPKTETLGAPQHHHMIYRSGIGPLLNRWDLWKNTDGHSVVISIRGTTGEQTSWMENFYAAMVPATGELHLNDSTTFKYHLAADPRAAVHIGWLLGMADLSRTVIPKIDSLYKQGITQFTIMGHSQGGAIAYLLRSYIADLQKQHRLPADLVIKTYCSAPPKPGNTYYAYDYDFLTRGGWGLSVINAADWVPQTPFSIQTLDDFTDPNPFSNAKQYIKKLPFIARLYMTHVYNRLRKPSEKAAHNNEKYLGGMVYQRFIKKAMPQFKEPAYVTGSLYTTAGTPIILLPDEEYRKKFVNDPKNVFTHHMFSPYRYLTEKQYLNKN; translated from the coding sequence ATGAGATACTTGCTTTTGATACCGGCCTTATTGCTATCGACCCTGGCCGCCCACGCCCAGCTTAAGCCAGGCTTTGATGCCCGCGAATATTTGGAACTATTAAGAGTGTCGCTCCGGCAGATCGATACCATCCCTAAAACAGAAACGTTAGGTGCGCCGCAGCATCACCATATGATCTACCGCTCGGGGATCGGTCCGCTGCTGAACCGCTGGGACCTGTGGAAGAACACCGACGGCCATAGCGTAGTGATCAGCATACGCGGCACCACCGGTGAGCAAACCAGTTGGATGGAGAATTTTTATGCGGCCATGGTACCGGCCACCGGTGAGCTGCACCTTAATGATAGCACTACCTTTAAATATCATCTGGCGGCCGACCCGCGCGCAGCGGTACACATTGGCTGGCTGTTAGGCATGGCCGACCTGAGCCGTACCGTCATCCCTAAAATAGATAGCTTATATAAACAAGGTATCACCCAGTTCACTATTATGGGGCACAGCCAGGGCGGGGCCATTGCCTACCTGCTGCGGTCGTACATTGCCGATCTGCAAAAACAACATAGACTACCGGCCGACCTGGTGATCAAGACCTATTGCAGTGCGCCGCCTAAACCGGGCAATACCTATTATGCATATGATTACGATTTTTTGACCCGCGGTGGTTGGGGACTATCCGTGATCAATGCGGCCGATTGGGTGCCGCAAACCCCATTTTCCATCCAAACGCTCGACGATTTTACAGATCCTAACCCTTTCAGCAACGCTAAGCAGTACATCAAGAAATTACCATTCATTGCCCGCCTATACATGACCCATGTATACAATCGCTTGCGGAAACCATCTGAAAAAGCGGCCCACAACAATGAGAAGTACCTGGGCGGTATGGTATACCAACGATTTATTAAAAAGGCGATGCCTCAATTTAAGGAACCGGCGTATGTGACCGGCAGCCTATACACTACCGCCGGTACGCCGATCATTTTGCTGCCCGATGAGGAGTACCGCAAAAAATTTGTTAACGACCCCAAGAACGTGTTTACCCACCACATGTTCAGCCCGTACCGATACCTTACCGAGAAACAGTATCTGAATAAGAACTGA
- a CDS encoding glycoside hydrolase family 97 protein produces the protein MRSILLCTVVVLLAVSTARAQTITSPNKNLKLTFALQGNGVPTYQLSYKQKEVIKTSKLGIETKDVPSFMDGFTITKTEQNTSDETWTPVWGEQKSIRNHYNELLVTLSQKAVKDRFIRIRFRVFDDGLGFRYEFPSQPNLNYFIIKEEHSQFAMAGDHKAFWLPGDYDTQEYSTVTSKLSEIRGKMKAAVTPNVSQTTFSPTGVQTPLMLKSDNGLYINLHEAALVDYSCMSLDLDDKNMVFESHLTPDAIGDKGYMQAPTQSPWRTVIVSDKAGDILMSKLTYNLNEPTKFKDVSWIKPVKYVGVWWEMITGKSTWAYNNLESVQLGVTDYSKTQPNGKHGANTANVKRYIDFAAKNGFDAVLVEGWNEGWEDWFGKTKDYVFDFVTPYPDFDVKKLHRYAASKGVKIIMHHETSGSVRNYERHLDTAYKFMVENGYNAVKSGYVGQIIPRGEHHYGQWLVNHYLYAIKKAADYKIMVNAHEAIRPTGLARTYPNLIGNEAARGTEYESFGGNNPDHTTILPFTRLTGGPMDYTPGIFQTRISAYNPENKSFVHTTLAKQLALYVTMYSPLQMAADLPETYEKFADAFQFIKDVAVDWDESYVIEAEPGDYITIARKAKGKNEWYVGSVTDENARTATVKFDYLPKGKTYEAIIYADGKDADYEKNPQSYTIRKVKVNSKTVLKQTVAPGGGFAISIK, from the coding sequence ATGCGTTCAATTCTACTTTGTACTGTTGTCGTCTTGTTAGCCGTTAGTACGGCCAGGGCGCAAACTATCACCTCACCCAACAAGAACCTCAAACTTACTTTTGCACTGCAAGGTAATGGTGTACCCACCTACCAGCTGAGCTACAAGCAAAAGGAAGTGATCAAGACCAGCAAATTGGGTATCGAGACCAAGGATGTGCCTTCGTTCATGGATGGGTTCACCATCACCAAGACCGAGCAAAACACCTCCGACGAGACCTGGACACCTGTTTGGGGCGAACAAAAAAGCATCCGCAACCATTACAACGAGTTGTTGGTGACCCTGAGCCAAAAGGCCGTAAAGGACCGCTTCATCCGCATCCGTTTTCGCGTTTTTGATGATGGATTGGGTTTCAGGTACGAGTTCCCGTCGCAACCTAACCTGAACTACTTCATTATCAAGGAAGAGCATAGCCAGTTCGCAATGGCGGGCGACCATAAGGCTTTCTGGCTGCCGGGCGACTATGACACCCAAGAGTACAGCACCGTGACCTCAAAACTATCAGAGATACGTGGCAAAATGAAAGCGGCCGTTACCCCCAACGTATCACAGACCACCTTTTCGCCTACCGGTGTGCAAACTCCGTTGATGCTCAAGAGTGACAATGGCCTATACATCAACCTGCACGAGGCCGCGCTGGTAGATTATTCATGCATGTCGCTCGACCTGGACGATAAGAACATGGTATTCGAATCGCACCTAACGCCTGATGCCATTGGCGATAAAGGATACATGCAAGCGCCAACACAGTCGCCATGGCGTACCGTGATCGTGAGCGACAAGGCCGGCGATATCCTGATGTCGAAGCTGACCTACAACTTAAACGAGCCTACCAAATTCAAGGATGTATCGTGGATCAAGCCTGTTAAATATGTAGGCGTTTGGTGGGAAATGATCACCGGTAAAAGCACCTGGGCTTACAATAACCTCGAAAGCGTACAGTTGGGCGTTACCGACTACAGCAAGACCCAACCTAACGGCAAACATGGGGCTAATACCGCCAACGTTAAAAGATATATAGACTTTGCTGCTAAGAACGGCTTTGATGCTGTACTGGTAGAAGGCTGGAACGAAGGCTGGGAAGACTGGTTCGGTAAGACCAAAGATTATGTTTTTGACTTTGTGACCCCTTATCCTGATTTCGACGTGAAGAAACTGCACCGCTACGCGGCCTCAAAAGGCGTGAAGATCATTATGCACCACGAGACCTCGGGTTCGGTACGTAATTACGAGCGCCATTTGGATACGGCTTACAAGTTTATGGTGGAGAATGGTTACAACGCCGTTAAAAGCGGCTACGTAGGTCAGATCATTCCTCGCGGTGAGCATCATTATGGCCAATGGTTAGTGAATCATTACCTGTACGCCATTAAAAAAGCCGCCGACTATAAGATCATGGTGAATGCACATGAGGCCATACGCCCTACTGGTTTGGCCCGCACTTACCCTAACCTGATCGGCAACGAGGCAGCCCGCGGCACCGAATATGAATCGTTCGGTGGTAACAACCCTGACCATACCACCATACTACCGTTCACCCGTTTGACCGGCGGACCGATGGATTACACGCCAGGCATCTTTCAAACCAGGATCAGTGCTTACAATCCGGAAAATAAGTCGTTCGTGCACACTACGCTGGCTAAGCAACTGGCCTTGTACGTGACCATGTACAGCCCGCTGCAAATGGCGGCCGACCTTCCGGAGACCTACGAGAAATTCGCCGATGCGTTCCAGTTCATTAAGGACGTGGCCGTTGATTGGGACGAAAGCTATGTGATCGAGGCCGAACCTGGCGATTACATCACCATTGCCCGCAAAGCCAAAGGCAAGAACGAGTGGTACGTGGGCAGCGTGACCGACGAGAACGCCCGAACCGCTACCGTCAAATTTGACTATCTGCCAAAAGGCAAGACCTATGAGGCCATTATTTATGCCGATGGGAAAGATGCCGATTACGAAAAGAACCCTCAGAGCTACACCATCCGCAAAGTGAAGGTGAACTCCAAGACCGTGCTGAAGCAAACTGTGGCCCCGGGCGGCGGCTTTGCCATCAGTATCAAATAA
- a CDS encoding energy transducer TonB produces the protein MKPSTSNAQAKSVGIAKDTVATTKARVHVVYIVNTDSTISSLKAKIVECEGCKGSKDKAYLKGVALNMVRKAPRPPSIQNGKPQRTQYTQPFLIELADTAKAGH, from the coding sequence ATGAAGCCGTCGACTTCCAACGCACAGGCCAAAAGTGTGGGCATAGCCAAGGACACAGTGGCCACCACCAAAGCAAGAGTTCATGTGGTATATATAGTGAATACAGACAGTACCATAAGCAGCCTTAAGGCCAAGATCGTTGAATGTGAAGGTTGTAAGGGTAGTAAAGACAAGGCTTATTTAAAAGGCGTGGCTCTTAACATGGTCAGGAAAGCGCCTCGCCCTCCATCTATACAGAACGGGAAGCCACAAAGAACACAGTACACACAGCCCTTTTTGATCGAACTTGCCGATACCGCAAAGGCAGGCCATTAG